Proteins encoded by one window of Flavobacterium sp. N502540:
- a CDS encoding GNAT family N-acetyltransferase — MSTLYQSPRIIIREFLSQEQQTFLNLFKDNQVTQYLPDTSPERYVEMFNELLENYEKKNLSRWAIFDTTNNNFIGMCVARVFIHNTNQIEIGYVLSREYWGKGIATEVCKAITQYSFANTNTKEVVAVTDLHNTGSQNVLQKAGFERLNNLIRNEEELAYFKIERL, encoded by the coding sequence ATGTCTACTCTTTATCAAAGCCCAAGAATCATTATTCGCGAATTTTTATCTCAAGAGCAACAAACATTTTTAAATCTTTTTAAAGACAATCAAGTTACACAATACCTTCCTGATACTTCACCAGAAAGATATGTAGAAATGTTTAATGAATTGCTTGAAAATTATGAAAAGAAAAATCTTAGTCGATGGGCAATATTTGATACTACAAATAATAATTTCATAGGAATGTGTGTTGCTCGTGTTTTTATACATAACACAAACCAAATAGAAATTGGGTATGTACTCAGTAGGGAGTATTGGGGGAAAGGCATTGCTACAGAAGTGTGCAAAGCAATAACACAATATAGTTTTGCAAATACAAATACAAAAGAAGTTGTAGCCGTAACAGATCTCCATAACACCGGATCACAAAATGTACTGCAAAAAGCCGGATTTGAGCGATTAAATAATCTGATAAGAAATGAAGAAGAGCTGGCCTATTTTAAGATAGAAAGATTATAA
- a CDS encoding carboxypeptidase-like regulatory domain-containing protein, which yields MKQILYIIYCFSLIFVSCSSPKESKFSTKIVKGIVIDEDGIPLPGANIVVKGAKQGTMSDIDGKFEIELRKKEIMIVSFVGLENTETKIDSKDFYKIIMQKYNPPMSRKMKRYVRKHGGVVPEF from the coding sequence ATGAAACAAATCCTTTACATAATATATTGCTTTTCATTAATCTTTGTGTCGTGCTCTTCTCCGAAAGAATCAAAATTTAGCACTAAAATAGTGAAAGGTATTGTAATTGACGAAGATGGCATTCCGCTTCCCGGCGCTAACATAGTAGTAAAAGGTGCAAAACAAGGAACAATGTCAGATATTGATGGCAAATTTGAAATTGAACTAAGGAAAAAAGAAATTATGATTGTCAGTTTTGTAGGTTTAGAAAATACAGAAACCAAGATTGACTCCAAAGATTTTTATAAAATTATTATGCAAAAATATAATCCGCCGATGAGTAGGAAAATGAAGCGATATGTTAGAAAGCACGGTGGTGTAGTTCCCGAATTTTAA
- a CDS encoding helix-turn-helix domain-containing protein: MKHSLQQKVGKRIQEIRIEKNISQQELASKCNFEKSNMSRLENGNSNATLSTLEKVCDALQIDYIELFKF, encoded by the coding sequence TTGAAACATTCTTTACAACAAAAAGTCGGAAAACGAATTCAGGAAATTAGAATTGAGAAAAATATTTCTCAACAGGAATTAGCCTCAAAATGCAATTTTGAGAAAAGTAATATGTCCAGATTGGAAAACGGAAATTCTAATGCGACACTTTCTACTCTAGAAAAAGTATGTGACGCATTACAAATTGATTATATTGAATTATTTAAATTTTAA
- the era gene encoding GTPase Era: MSHKAGFVNIIGNPNVGKSTLMNAFVGERLSIITSKAQTTRHRILGIVNGEDFQLVLSDTPGIIKPAYEMQESMMNFVKSAFEDADILIYMVEIGEQDLKDEAFFNKIIYAKIPVLLLLNKIDNSNQEQLEEQVAFWKEKVPNAEIFPISALQNFNVPEVFSRIIELLPESPAYYPKDQLTDKPERFFVNETIREKILLNYSKEIPYAVEIVTEEFFEDEKIIRIRSVIMVERDTQKGIIIGHKGAALKKVGMDARIDLEKFFGKQIHIELYVKVNKNWRSNANMLKRFGYNQ; this comes from the coding sequence ATGTCACATAAAGCAGGTTTTGTAAACATCATCGGGAATCCAAACGTTGGAAAATCAACATTGATGAACGCCTTCGTTGGAGAAAGATTATCGATCATTACTTCAAAAGCACAAACAACACGTCATAGAATCTTAGGAATTGTAAATGGTGAAGATTTTCAGTTGGTACTTTCAGATACGCCCGGAATTATAAAACCGGCTTATGAAATGCAGGAGTCGATGATGAACTTTGTAAAATCGGCTTTTGAAGATGCAGATATTTTGATTTATATGGTCGAAATAGGAGAGCAGGACTTAAAAGACGAAGCTTTCTTTAATAAAATCATCTATGCTAAAATTCCGGTTTTGTTATTGTTGAATAAAATCGACAATTCCAATCAGGAACAATTAGAAGAGCAGGTTGCTTTTTGGAAAGAGAAAGTGCCAAACGCTGAAATTTTCCCAATCTCGGCTTTACAGAATTTTAATGTACCGGAAGTTTTTAGCCGAATCATCGAATTGTTACCGGAATCACCTGCCTATTATCCGAAAGATCAATTGACAGACAAACCGGAACGTTTTTTCGTGAACGAGACTATTCGTGAGAAAATCTTATTGAACTATAGCAAAGAGATTCCGTATGCGGTTGAAATCGTAACAGAAGAATTTTTTGAAGATGAAAAAATTATCCGTATCCGTTCGGTAATTATGGTAGAGCGTGATACACAAAAAGGAATCATCATTGGACATAAAGGAGCCGCTTTGAAAAAAGTGGGAATGGATGCCAGAATAGATTTAGAGAAATTCTTCGGAAAACAAATTCATATCGAACTTTACGTGAAAGTGAACAAAAACTGGAGAAGTAATGCCAATATGCTGAAACGATTCGGGTATAATCAGTAA
- the der gene encoding ribosome biogenesis GTPase Der, translating into MNNIVAIVGRPNVGKSTLFNRLIQRREAIVDSVSGVTRDRNYGKSEWNGKEFSVIDTGGYVRGSDDVFEGEIRKQVELAIDEADVIIFVVDVEEGITPMDETVAKLLRKVTKPVLLAVNKVDNAMREKDAVEFYNLGLGEYFTFASISGSGTGDLLDALIDAFPEKPEVEVKEDLPRFAVVGRPNAGKSSFINALIGKDRYIVTDIAGTTRDAIDTKFDRFGFEFNLVDTAGIRRKAKVKEDLEFYSVMRSVRAIEHADICILVIDATRGFEGQDQSIFWLAEKNRKGVVILVNKWDLVEKDTMSTRDYEEKIKKELMPFTDVPILFVSALTKQRLLKALEATVQVFENRKQRIATSKFNEYMLKVIEAYPPPATKGKYVKIKYCMQLPTQTPQFVFFANMPQYVKEPYKRYLENKIRENWDFAGVPIDIYIREK; encoded by the coding sequence ATGAATAACATTGTTGCGATAGTAGGAAGACCTAATGTAGGGAAATCAACCCTGTTTAATAGGCTGATACAAAGAAGAGAAGCTATTGTAGATTCAGTATCTGGGGTTACCCGTGATAGAAACTATGGTAAAAGCGAGTGGAACGGAAAAGAGTTTTCTGTAATTGATACGGGTGGATACGTTCGCGGATCTGATGACGTATTTGAAGGTGAAATCCGTAAACAAGTAGAACTGGCTATCGACGAAGCCGATGTTATTATTTTTGTTGTGGATGTTGAAGAAGGTATTACACCAATGGATGAAACGGTGGCTAAATTGTTGCGTAAAGTAACAAAGCCTGTTTTATTGGCTGTAAATAAGGTTGATAATGCCATGCGTGAAAAAGATGCAGTTGAGTTTTATAACCTTGGTTTAGGTGAATATTTTACTTTCGCCAGTATTTCTGGAAGTGGAACAGGAGATCTTTTAGATGCTTTAATTGATGCTTTTCCAGAGAAACCGGAAGTTGAGGTTAAAGAAGATTTGCCTCGTTTTGCTGTTGTAGGACGTCCAAATGCTGGAAAATCCAGTTTTATCAACGCTTTAATTGGTAAAGACCGTTATATTGTTACAGATATTGCAGGAACTACCCGTGATGCCATTGATACTAAATTTGACCGTTTTGGTTTTGAATTTAACTTAGTTGATACTGCGGGAATCCGTCGTAAAGCTAAAGTAAAGGAAGATTTAGAATTTTATTCTGTAATGCGTTCGGTTCGTGCTATCGAGCATGCAGATATCTGTATATTGGTTATCGACGCAACCCGTGGATTTGAAGGGCAGGATCAGAGTATTTTCTGGCTGGCTGAGAAAAACCGTAAAGGAGTTGTAATCTTAGTAAACAAGTGGGATTTGGTAGAAAAAGATACCATGTCGACACGTGATTACGAAGAGAAAATCAAAAAAGAATTAATGCCTTTTACTGATGTGCCAATCTTATTCGTTTCGGCTTTAACGAAACAACGTTTATTGAAAGCATTGGAGGCTACAGTTCAGGTTTTTGAAAACAGAAAACAAAGAATTGCTACTTCAAAATTTAACGAATACATGCTGAAAGTAATTGAAGCTTATCCGCCACCAGCAACAAAAGGGAAGTATGTGAAAATTAAATACTGTATGCAGTTGCCAACTCAAACGCCTCAGTTTGTATTTTTTGCTAACATGCCACAATACGTTAAAGAACCTTACAAACGTTACCTGGAAAATAAGATCAGAGAAAATTGGGATTTCGCAGGAGTGCCAATTGATATTTATATCAGAGAGAAGTAA
- a CDS encoding outer membrane beta-barrel protein yields the protein MTKYLYFLITFLFCYTANAQNDIVIKGTILDINTQLPLELATVYFTTVKDSTVIEYATTDKNGAFSITTKKYDKPVFLKVNYMGYQPYFEEEKSIQESKDFGKLYLLENVNALKNVVIKSEAPPITIKKDTLEFNAASYKVRPDSNVETLLKQLPGFDVGTDGKVTVNGREVNQVLVNGKTFFGKDGAIALKNLPAEIIKKVQVSDFKTKKEELSKQESTSDFSSINITIDEKKNKGYFGKILGGYGSDDRYESSLILNFFNNKQKISLLASSNNINSTSFAMDEVFDTMGGGRNSKGNTSSGSGKGITQSNLVGLNYSDDWSKSWSGMGSYNFSNSVNTNDSKSDQVSFLPTGNIATSADSKTRNENTGNNANFELEYKIDPTSRLVITPKVNQSRSNNNSSSSSFSEDENGNPLNESSAKSYSESTNTSLGNTINFNKAFKKDYRNFNLSFDSNNTSTDSEARNLSQTIFYQDNKPNDDRNQKSLNNNKSDVYSLELEYTEPVTDSLRLRFGSNFDWNKEIKDAKTFDFDNATQSYSDLNESLTNYTTSKQNSFSPKVGLTWQKRKFTVNLNSRTAIVTFDNHSLYLNNATDLNKRYALPYGDFQVRYKFSRSKNLSFKYDYSNALPTAVQLMPVLNLTNPLNTITGNPDLNPIEKNSANISFRNYDFRTRSGYSLFVKGDYYNNDVVSTSIYDDSGKRTTTYVNISGTYTTSIGGNWNQSVKRDAHLFRYGLGLNGSYSFDKGFTNAVLYNAKSTAITPKLNFTYEYGELLIISPSYSLSYNETRYENSSRDASSNVVHRINLQTTSYWPENLIFGNDFGYTYNSSISGNFKKDFYLWNTSLSYGFFDKKVYAKVKVYDVLNQNQSATTSISATSIRDEENTVLKRYIMFSVSYKIGNFAAEKGKKKRQREEF from the coding sequence ATGACCAAATATTTATATTTCCTGATTACTTTTCTTTTTTGTTATACGGCCAACGCGCAGAATGATATTGTTATTAAAGGAACCATACTAGATATCAATACGCAATTGCCGCTTGAGCTGGCAACGGTTTATTTTACCACGGTTAAAGATTCTACCGTAATCGAATATGCAACAACTGATAAAAATGGAGCTTTTAGCATTACCACTAAAAAGTATGATAAACCTGTTTTTCTGAAGGTTAATTATATGGGATATCAGCCTTATTTTGAAGAAGAAAAGAGCATTCAGGAGAGTAAGGATTTCGGGAAGTTGTATTTGCTTGAAAATGTAAACGCCTTAAAAAATGTGGTGATAAAAAGTGAAGCACCACCAATTACCATTAAAAAAGACACTTTAGAATTTAATGCGGCTTCCTATAAAGTCCGTCCGGACTCCAATGTAGAGACTTTATTGAAACAGTTACCAGGTTTTGATGTAGGAACCGACGGAAAAGTGACCGTAAATGGAAGAGAGGTTAATCAGGTCTTAGTTAACGGGAAAACTTTTTTTGGTAAAGACGGCGCGATTGCCTTAAAAAATCTGCCCGCAGAAATAATCAAAAAAGTTCAGGTGTCTGATTTTAAAACGAAGAAAGAAGAGCTCTCCAAACAGGAATCGACTTCAGATTTTTCAAGCATCAACATTACGATCGACGAAAAGAAAAACAAAGGGTACTTTGGGAAAATATTGGGAGGTTATGGTTCCGACGATCGCTATGAAAGCAGTCTGATTCTGAATTTTTTCAATAACAAACAGAAAATAAGTCTTTTGGCCTCTTCCAACAATATTAATTCCACGAGTTTTGCAATGGACGAGGTTTTTGATACGATGGGAGGCGGACGAAACAGTAAGGGAAACACTAGTTCAGGTAGTGGTAAAGGAATCACACAGTCGAATTTAGTCGGACTTAATTACTCCGATGACTGGTCGAAAAGCTGGTCGGGAATGGGAAGTTATAATTTCTCGAATTCGGTTAATACTAATGATAGCAAGTCAGATCAGGTGAGTTTTTTGCCCACCGGAAATATTGCCACTTCGGCCGATTCTAAAACCAGAAATGAAAATACCGGAAACAATGCGAATTTTGAACTGGAATATAAAATTGATCCCACAAGCCGATTGGTCATAACGCCAAAAGTGAATCAATCCCGTTCGAATAATAACTCGTCTTCATCAAGTTTTTCGGAAGATGAAAATGGAAATCCTTTAAATGAAAGTAGCGCTAAATCCTACTCGGAAAGTACCAATACGAGTTTGGGGAATACCATCAATTTTAATAAAGCTTTCAAGAAGGATTATCGTAATTTTAATCTTTCTTTTGACAGTAATAACACCAGTACAGATAGCGAGGCTCGAAATCTTTCGCAAACTATTTTTTATCAGGACAACAAACCTAATGACGATAGAAATCAAAAAAGCCTAAACAACAACAAAAGTGATGTTTATTCGCTTGAACTTGAGTATACCGAACCGGTGACAGATTCACTAAGGTTAAGATTTGGATCTAATTTTGACTGGAATAAAGAGATCAAAGATGCAAAAACATTCGATTTCGATAACGCAACACAATCGTATTCGGATTTGAATGAGTCTTTAACCAATTATACCACTTCAAAGCAAAATTCCTTCAGTCCGAAAGTTGGATTAACCTGGCAAAAGCGAAAATTTACGGTTAATTTAAACAGTAGAACTGCAATTGTAACGTTCGACAATCATTCTTTATACCTGAACAATGCTACCGATTTGAACAAACGATATGCTTTGCCTTATGGTGATTTTCAGGTTCGATACAAATTTAGCCGTTCGAAAAATTTGTCATTCAAATACGATTATTCCAATGCGCTTCCTACGGCCGTTCAATTGATGCCGGTTTTAAATTTAACGAATCCGTTGAATACGATTACCGGAAATCCTGATTTGAATCCTATTGAGAAAAACAGTGCTAATATTAGCTTTAGAAACTATGATTTCCGCACGCGTTCCGGTTACAGTTTGTTTGTAAAAGGAGATTATTATAACAACGATGTGGTTTCGACTTCAATTTATGATGATAGTGGAAAGAGAACCACTACTTATGTCAATATTTCGGGAACCTACACGACCTCGATTGGTGGAAACTGGAATCAGTCGGTAAAAAGAGATGCTCACCTTTTTAGATATGGTTTGGGATTAAATGGAAGTTATTCTTTTGATAAAGGATTTACCAATGCTGTATTGTACAATGCAAAATCAACAGCAATTACTCCAAAGCTTAATTTTACCTATGAATATGGTGAGCTGTTAATCATTTCTCCATCCTACAGTTTGTCTTATAATGAAACCAGGTACGAGAATTCTTCAAGAGATGCGAGTTCAAATGTGGTGCACAGGATCAATTTGCAGACCACAAGTTATTGGCCAGAAAATCTGATTTTTGGAAATGATTTTGGCTACACTTATAATTCGAGCATTTCGGGTAATTTCAAAAAAGATTTTTATTTGTGGAATACCAGTTTGTCTTACGGTTTCTTTGATAAAAAAGTATATGCCAAAGTAAAAGTTTACGACGTTCTAAATCAGAATCAAAGTGCGACGACGTCGATTTCGGCGACATCAATCCGTGATGAAGAAAATACTGTTTTAAAGCGTTATATCATGTTCTCAGTAAGTTACAAGATAGGGAATTTTGCTGCTGAAAAAGGGAAAAAGAAGAGGCAAAGAGAAGAGTTTTAA
- a CDS encoding TonB-dependent receptor, whose amino-acid sequence MKNSTKNILTILSFLTFSISFAQNIEGVVKTSENIPLEAANIVIKGTTSNTTSDQNGKFSIDSRGKLPLTLLVQYVGYKTTEIELTDLPIAPLQITIKEENELIEVVVSSRRRIEKVQDVPIAVSVITGKQAEQTGAFNVNRIKELVPSVQLYSSNPRNTGINIRSLGSPFGLTNDGIDPGVGFYVDGVYYARPAATTLDFIDVEQIEVLRGPQGSLFGKNTTSGAFNITTRKPSFTSGADFEVSYGNYAFLQAKASVTGALGKKVAGRISFSGTQRDGLIDNVATGRPTNSLNNQGIRGQLLFTPSENTNIILAADITTQRPDGYAQVVAGVAPTQRAGYRQFNAIIKDLNYQLPSQNAFDRKIDHDTPWRSGQDMGGISLNIDTKIGTGTLTSTTAWRFWNWDPSNDRDFTGLQVLAKSQNPTRQTQFTQEVRYAGQLTSKLSGVVGAFFIDQTSQTDGTEESGNAQWRFSQSSTSPLWKTPGLFEGYGIKTDARIRASSAAVFGQVDWAITDRLHVLPGVRYNFDKKDAQYSRTTYGGLQTTDPALLALKKSVYSDQSFASNTDNTDFSGNITVSYKASDKINAYATYAKSYKPVGVNVAGLPTDSKGLPLLDLAVIKPEKVNHYEVGVKTSPFKNSIFNLTFFNTEIKDFQTNVQAAELGVNRGYLANADKVRVRGAELDASFVFSQHLTVNAAATYTDAKYVKFTNAPLPLEETGAPVAFKDVSGTELPGASKWAGSLGGELSDHAKFFGNKGKIFLAVDSYARSEFSSSPSASKYLVVPGYAIFNARLGFRASDGLSVQFWGRNLLNKDYYEQLLPAGGNAGQYAAVLGDQRTYGITLKYSL is encoded by the coding sequence ATGAAAAATTCGACAAAAAATATACTTACAATCTTATCTTTTTTAACCTTCTCTATATCATTTGCACAAAACATTGAAGGTGTTGTTAAAACAAGCGAAAACATCCCTTTAGAAGCAGCAAACATTGTTATAAAAGGGACAACCTCAAATACTACTTCCGATCAAAATGGTAAATTCAGCATCGACAGCAGAGGAAAACTTCCGCTAACCTTATTAGTTCAATATGTAGGCTATAAAACCACTGAAATTGAACTTACCGATTTGCCTATAGCTCCGCTACAAATAACCATTAAAGAAGAAAACGAACTTATTGAAGTAGTGGTTTCTTCACGACGCAGAATCGAAAAAGTTCAGGACGTACCAATCGCCGTATCGGTAATTACCGGTAAACAGGCAGAACAAACCGGAGCATTTAATGTAAACCGAATTAAAGAACTTGTTCCTTCTGTACAATTATACTCTTCAAATCCAAGAAATACAGGAATCAACATTCGTAGCCTTGGTTCTCCTTTCGGACTTACTAACGATGGTATCGATCCGGGTGTTGGTTTTTATGTAGATGGGGTTTATTATGCCCGTCCGGCAGCCACTACTCTTGATTTTATTGACGTAGAACAAATTGAAGTATTACGCGGACCACAAGGATCTTTGTTTGGTAAAAATACTACCTCCGGAGCCTTTAACATTACAACCCGTAAACCAAGTTTTACTTCTGGTGCTGATTTTGAAGTGAGTTATGGTAATTATGCTTTTCTTCAGGCAAAAGCATCAGTTACAGGAGCATTGGGTAAAAAAGTAGCCGGTCGTATCTCCTTTTCAGGTACACAACGCGATGGTTTGATCGACAATGTGGCCACAGGAAGACCTACAAACAGCTTAAACAATCAGGGAATTAGAGGGCAATTGCTTTTTACTCCGTCAGAAAATACTAACATTATTCTGGCAGCCGATATCACAACGCAGCGTCCGGATGGATACGCACAGGTTGTGGCAGGTGTCGCACCTACGCAAAGAGCTGGTTACAGACAGTTTAATGCTATCATTAAAGATTTAAACTATCAGCTACCAAGCCAAAATGCTTTTGATCGAAAAATCGATCATGATACACCATGGCGTTCAGGACAGGACATGGGAGGTATTTCTCTTAACATTGATACTAAAATTGGAACAGGAACACTTACTTCCACTACTGCATGGCGTTTTTGGAACTGGGATCCATCAAATGACAGGGACTTTACAGGATTACAAGTTTTGGCTAAGTCTCAAAACCCAACCAGACAGACTCAATTTACACAAGAAGTGCGTTACGCAGGTCAGCTAACTTCTAAACTTAGTGGTGTTGTTGGTGCCTTCTTTATTGATCAAACTTCGCAAACAGACGGAACGGAAGAATCCGGTAATGCTCAATGGAGATTCTCTCAAAGCAGTACCAGTCCGCTATGGAAAACTCCTGGACTTTTTGAAGGATACGGAATTAAAACAGATGCCAGAATTAGAGCTTCGAGTGCTGCTGTTTTTGGTCAGGTTGACTGGGCAATTACCGATCGTTTACATGTATTACCGGGTGTGAGATATAACTTCGACAAAAAAGATGCTCAATACAGCCGTACTACTTACGGTGGTCTTCAAACTACTGATCCGGCATTACTGGCGCTTAAAAAATCGGTTTACTCAGATCAGTCTTTTGCATCGAATACAGACAATACCGATTTCTCAGGAAACATAACGGTATCTTATAAAGCATCTGACAAAATCAATGCTTACGCGACTTACGCTAAAAGTTACAAACCCGTGGGTGTGAATGTTGCAGGACTTCCAACAGATTCAAAAGGACTACCATTATTGGATCTAGCGGTAATCAAACCTGAAAAAGTAAATCATTATGAAGTTGGGGTAAAAACTTCTCCGTTCAAAAATTCCATATTTAATCTGACTTTCTTTAATACGGAAATCAAAGATTTTCAAACCAATGTTCAGGCTGCCGAACTTGGTGTAAACCGTGGTTATCTTGCCAATGCGGATAAAGTACGTGTAAGAGGTGCTGAACTTGATGCCAGTTTTGTTTTTAGCCAGCACTTGACTGTAAATGCAGCCGCTACTTATACAGATGCAAAATATGTTAAGTTTACCAATGCACCACTTCCATTAGAAGAAACAGGAGCTCCTGTAGCTTTTAAAGATGTTTCCGGAACAGAATTACCGGGTGCTTCAAAATGGGCAGGATCTTTAGGAGGTGAGCTTTCTGACCATGCAAAATTCTTCGGAAACAAAGGAAAAATCTTCTTAGCGGTTGATTCTTATGCACGTTCTGAATTTTCATCAAGTCCTTCTGCTTCAAAATACCTAGTGGTTCCGGGATATGCTATTTTTAACGCTCGTTTAGGATTCCGCGCATCAGACGGACTATCTGTTCAGTTCTGGGGTCGTAACCTATTAAACAAAGATTACTATGAGCAATTGCTGCCTGCCGGTGGAAATGCCGGACAATATGCCGCTGTACTTGGTGATCAAAGAACTTATGGTATCACTTTAAAATATTCATTATAA
- a CDS encoding RrF2 family transcriptional regulator — translation MLSHKAKYALKALLYLAEQEENHISRTIEIADGANIPKKFLEQILLDLKRGRLVSSKQGKFGGYYLIRSKNDITLAEIHRLFDGAIALLPCASLNFYEPCSDCKTEEECSLRHGLMIIRDETLKAMQGITIASLIKK, via the coding sequence ATGTTATCACATAAAGCAAAATACGCCCTTAAGGCCTTACTTTATTTAGCAGAACAAGAAGAAAATCACATTTCAAGAACTATTGAAATCGCTGATGGAGCCAATATTCCTAAAAAGTTCCTGGAACAGATTTTATTAGACCTGAAACGAGGACGTTTGGTAAGCAGTAAGCAGGGAAAATTTGGCGGATATTATCTGATACGCTCCAAAAACGACATCACTCTGGCAGAAATTCACCGTTTATTTGACGGTGCAATTGCCTTATTGCCTTGTGCATCATTAAACTTTTACGAACCATGCTCTGATTGTAAAACCGAGGAAGAATGCAGCTTAAGACATGGTTTAATGATCATTCGTGATGAGACTCTTAAGGCCATGCAAGGCATCACAATAGCCTCTCTCATCAAGAAATAA
- a CDS encoding TPM domain-containing protein, protein MKISKYKISNSNRIFQFTLLFIALVTCNSIFAQFTIPEKPSLQTSVYDYANILNASEKSQLEQKLIRYSDSTTTQIVVITIESLKGEDVSQLATKWGQTWGIGGTAKDDNGVIILLAKKEKKIAINPGYGLEDRLTAGIGGTIIRNIIIPEFKAGSFYNGLDKGTDAIIDVFKGKFKGERKQTKGKDFPILPFIIIVVIVLILLSRNKRGGGGNSGNNSGGGGPSLLDVIILSNLGRSGGGGFGGFGGGSSGGGGGFGGGFGGGGFSGGGSSGGW, encoded by the coding sequence ATGAAAATTTCCAAATACAAAATCTCAAATTCCAACAGAATTTTTCAGTTTACTCTTTTGTTTATCGCGCTTGTTACCTGCAACAGTATTTTTGCACAATTTACAATACCTGAAAAACCAAGTTTACAAACTTCGGTTTACGATTATGCCAACATCTTAAATGCATCTGAAAAATCTCAGCTGGAACAAAAACTAATTCGTTATTCTGACTCCACTACTACTCAAATTGTAGTAATTACAATCGAAAGTTTAAAAGGTGAAGATGTAAGTCAGTTAGCAACCAAATGGGGGCAAACCTGGGGAATTGGAGGAACTGCAAAAGACGATAATGGTGTTATTATCCTGCTGGCAAAAAAGGAGAAAAAAATTGCCATAAATCCCGGTTATGGTCTCGAAGACCGATTGACTGCCGGAATTGGCGGAACAATCATCCGAAATATAATTATTCCGGAATTCAAAGCCGGAAGTTTTTACAACGGACTTGACAAAGGAACAGATGCGATCATTGATGTTTTTAAAGGAAAATTCAAAGGCGAGCGCAAACAAACCAAAGGAAAAGATTTTCCAATCCTGCCTTTTATTATAATTGTCGTAATTGTATTAATTTTACTGTCCCGAAATAAAAGAGGTGGCGGAGGCAATTCAGGCAATAATAGCGGAGGCGGCGGCCCTAGCCTGCTCGATGTCATCATTCTAAGCAATCTTGGAAGAAGCGGCGGAGGAGGATTTGGAGGCTTCGGCGGAGGATCATCCGGAGGCGGAGGTGGCTTTGGCGGAGGTTTTGGCGGAGGAGGCTTCTCTGGAGGAGGTTCTAGCGGGGGCTGGTAA
- a CDS encoding TPM domain-containing protein yields MSKVEDFLSKEEELEIVEAIRVAEKNTSGEIRVHIEQSTSKVPFERALEVFHELKMHETQLQNGVLFYFAVADKTFAICGDKGINDVVTPDFWDCTKDALIQQFKSGNFKQGIVDGILNAGEQLKKYFPWSEGDSNELSNEISKG; encoded by the coding sequence ATGTCAAAAGTAGAAGATTTTTTATCCAAAGAAGAAGAGCTGGAAATTGTAGAAGCAATTCGCGTGGCCGAGAAAAATACTTCTGGCGAAATTAGAGTACATATAGAACAAAGTACTTCTAAAGTCCCTTTTGAAAGGGCTTTAGAAGTTTTTCATGAATTAAAAATGCACGAAACCCAGCTTCAAAATGGGGTTTTGTTTTACTTTGCCGTTGCTGATAAAACTTTTGCAATCTGCGGAGACAAAGGTATAAATGATGTGGTTACTCCTGATTTTTGGGACTGCACCAAAGATGCCCTAATTCAACAATTTAAATCCGGAAATTTTAAACAAGGTATTGTCGACGGTATTTTGAATGCCGGCGAACAATTGAAAAAATACTTTCCGTGGTCTGAAGGAGACAGCAATGAATTATCAAACGAAATATCAAAAGGATAA